A window from Bacteroidales bacterium encodes these proteins:
- a CDS encoding LPS-assembly protein LptD, which produces MFPLAVIIFCTFFTNTAAASSLLHTDHFLFFQEIQDSLRTVKPGQDSLVASADTAVSFEQQKKSEKTGDLDAPVVYTCDDSMAVEMGEVRKVYLWKNVVVTYKDIELKADYVEFNMDSQTVFARGLPDSTGKIVGRPVFKQGNQQFESENLYYNFKTRKGYIKTLRTNQEGGVLHADLTKRLPNGDINLKGGKYTTCDAEHPHFYIALTKAISVPGDKIVSGPAYIVLEDVPLPIGIPFGFFPNTRTSASGILLPTYGEETSRGFYLRNGGYYIALNDHVDLRIQGDIYTKGTWGVNATTNYRKRYAFSGSFTGRFYQNIASEKDLPDYRKSNDFSIQWSHRQDPKANPTRTFGANVNFSSSSFDRNHSYNIENYLNTTKSSSISYSKIWPGSPFNLTAGINHSQNSSTKAVNLSLPNLTFNMSAIYPFRNMGNPAKDRFWKNIQLTYSSALQNNITTTDSLLFTKRMFENMQNGYRHNIPLSFNFKPINGFNITPSLNYTGYLYTSQIRKHWDPEAFSAGDTIPGAIVTDTITGLTYAHALYPALSITLNPKIYGMFAFKKGSVKAIRHVISPSASFSYVPDVRGIIPSYYRSVRNEKTGDTLVYSIYDNNLWRAPSANGRSASLSLSLRNTLEMKYKPKNDTSETLKKAKILENFDFSTSYNPYLKKFRWSDIRFNTGNSFLNGKMDARVSASFDPYQLDSLGKRINRLEVSDFWKSHRIARLKNAQLSVGLRLQSAAGKKSSQQQSGQNNPVVQDASAIPAERTDAYELDNFSSEQVDFSIPWSFRLDYSFSYSKPAFKSSIVQSLRVSGDFSLTPRWKIGMNTGYDFVSRKMTMTNINIHRDLHCWEMSINFIPFGQRKSYSFNINVKSSILRDLKYNKSRSWYDNF; this is translated from the coding sequence ATGTTCCCGCTTGCAGTTATTATCTTTTGTACCTTTTTTACCAACACTGCAGCAGCTTCTTCTTTACTCCACACTGACCATTTTTTGTTTTTTCAGGAAATTCAGGATTCCCTCAGGACGGTGAAGCCGGGTCAGGATTCTTTGGTTGCATCGGCTGATACAGCTGTGAGCTTTGAGCAACAGAAAAAGTCTGAGAAGACAGGCGATCTCGATGCCCCCGTGGTATATACCTGCGACGACAGCATGGCGGTTGAAATGGGCGAGGTAAGAAAGGTATACCTCTGGAAAAACGTTGTAGTTACCTACAAGGACATTGAACTCAAAGCTGATTATGTTGAATTCAATATGGATTCGCAAACCGTTTTTGCCAGAGGCCTTCCTGACAGCACCGGGAAAATCGTCGGGAGACCTGTATTTAAGCAGGGAAACCAGCAGTTCGAATCAGAAAACCTGTATTATAATTTCAAAACCAGAAAAGGATACATTAAAACACTCAGAACCAATCAGGAAGGAGGTGTGCTGCATGCCGATCTTACCAAACGCCTGCCCAATGGTGATATCAACCTGAAAGGTGGTAAATACACAACCTGTGACGCTGAACACCCCCATTTTTATATAGCACTGACCAAAGCTATTTCTGTTCCTGGTGATAAAATTGTCTCAGGTCCTGCTTATATTGTTCTGGAAGATGTTCCTTTACCCATTGGAATTCCTTTTGGCTTCTTTCCCAACACCCGTACCAGTGCTTCGGGTATTTTACTGCCTACCTACGGGGAAGAAACAAGTCGGGGTTTTTATCTCCGGAACGGTGGCTATTATATTGCCCTGAATGACCATGTTGACTTGCGCATCCAGGGAGATATATATACTAAAGGCACATGGGGGGTGAATGCAACAACCAACTACAGAAAAAGATATGCCTTCAGCGGAAGTTTTACAGGGCGGTTCTACCAGAATATTGCCAGCGAAAAAGATCTTCCCGATTACCGGAAGAGCAACGATTTTTCCATTCAGTGGTCTCACAGGCAGGATCCCAAAGCAAACCCAACCCGCACCTTTGGTGCAAATGTCAATTTTTCCAGTTCCAGTTTTGACAGAAATCACAGCTATAATATTGAAAACTACCTCAATACAACCAAGAGTTCCAGTATTTCCTATTCCAAAATATGGCCCGGAAGTCCGTTTAACCTTACCGCGGGAATCAACCATTCACAGAACAGCAGTACAAAGGCAGTTAACCTGAGTTTACCGAACCTTACGTTCAATATGTCGGCCATTTACCCTTTCAGAAATATGGGTAATCCCGCAAAAGACCGATTCTGGAAAAACATACAGCTCACCTATTCATCAGCCCTGCAGAATAATATTACCACCACCGATTCCCTGCTGTTTACCAAACGAATGTTTGAAAATATGCAGAATGGGTACCGTCATAATATACCTCTCAGCTTCAATTTCAAACCGATCAACGGCTTTAATATCACGCCCAGCCTCAACTATACCGGCTATTTGTACACCTCGCAAATCAGAAAACACTGGGATCCGGAAGCATTCTCAGCTGGAGATACTATTCCGGGGGCTATTGTTACCGATACCATAACCGGACTGACATATGCCCATGCACTTTATCCGGCACTGTCCATCACGTTGAACCCGAAGATTTACGGGATGTTTGCCTTTAAAAAAGGGTCGGTGAAGGCTATACGTCATGTTATTTCACCCTCGGCTTCATTCAGCTATGTTCCTGATGTACGGGGAATCATACCAAGTTACTACCGCTCGGTGCGCAATGAAAAGACGGGCGATACCCTTGTTTATTCCATCTATGATAACAACCTCTGGAGAGCACCCTCTGCGAATGGCCGGAGTGCAAGCCTGAGCCTGAGCCTTCGCAATACCCTGGAAATGAAATACAAACCAAAGAACGATACCTCTGAAACGCTCAAAAAGGCTAAGATTCTTGAGAATTTCGACTTCAGTACCAGCTACAATCCTTACCTGAAAAAGTTCAGATGGAGCGATATACGGTTCAATACCGGCAATAGTTTTTTGAACGGAAAGATGGATGCCAGGGTTTCTGCTTCCTTTGATCCTTACCAGCTGGATTCTTTGGGCAAACGAATTAATCGCCTGGAAGTCAGTGATTTTTGGAAAAGCCACCGCATTGCCCGTTTGAAAAATGCCCAATTGTCGGTGGGTTTGCGATTACAATCGGCGGCAGGAAAGAAATCCTCACAGCAACAGTCTGGGCAGAACAATCCGGTGGTACAGGATGCTTCTGCCATTCCTGCTGAACGAACGGATGCCTATGAACTGGACAATTTCAGCAGCGAACAGGTCGACTTCAGTATTCCCTGGTCATTCCGCCTTGATTATTCATTCAGCTATTCCAAACCAGCTTTCAAGAGTTCGATTGTTCAGTCGCTGAGAGTTTCCGGTGATTTTAGTCTTACACCCAGGTGGAAGATTGGAATGAACACAGGATATGATTTTGTGAGCCGGAAAATGACCATGACCAATATTAATATCCACCGCGACCTTCATTGCTGGGAAATGAGCATCAACTTTATACCATTCGGGCAAAGAAAAAGCTATTCGTTCAACATCAACGTAAAATCTTCGATTCTGCGTGATCTTAAATACAACAAATCACGAAGCTGGTACGATAATTTCTGA
- a CDS encoding N-acetylmuramoyl-L-alanine amidase: MTKGNYLHIYINKRTFLPLVVFLTVGMLAMAQPRMPDSPSLRKVVIDAGHGGEDPGAIGKIAREKDITLPIALKTGQYITENFKDVEVIYTRKDDTFIPLFDRADIANKNNADLFISIHVNANPKNREAEGTETYVMGLHTDEKNFEVAKKENSVIVLEKDYSVKYEGFDPSSPESYIIFSLMQNKYMEQSLTLAAMVQDEFREKALRNDRGVKQAGFLVLWRTSMPSILIETGFISNPKEEKYLMSDEGQDLIASAIYRAFRNYKNYIEGHTSAYRPRSQNSVQTSSPELPSDTSVVQFSVQILSSGTSISISSDYFAPLRKAYPDSTIRELFVNKMFKYITGSTCSYETAAAFCKDIKKMYPGAFVIAIRNGKIIPLGQILNQNPK; the protein is encoded by the coding sequence ATGACCAAAGGAAACTATTTACACATATATATTAACAAACGCACCTTCCTCCCTCTTGTTGTATTTCTTACTGTTGGGATGCTGGCAATGGCCCAGCCCCGAATGCCCGATTCTCCGTCACTTCGCAAAGTAGTTATTGATGCAGGCCATGGCGGGGAAGATCCGGGAGCGATAGGTAAAATAGCCCGTGAAAAAGATATAACCCTTCCGATTGCATTGAAGACAGGACAATACATAACAGAAAATTTCAAAGATGTAGAAGTAATCTATACCCGCAAAGACGATACCTTTATACCGTTGTTTGACAGGGCGGATATTGCCAATAAGAACAATGCCGATTTGTTTATATCGATTCATGTCAATGCCAATCCCAAAAACCGGGAAGCCGAGGGAACAGAAACGTACGTCATGGGGCTTCATACCGACGAAAAGAACTTTGAAGTGGCCAAGAAAGAGAACTCGGTTATTGTGCTGGAGAAGGATTATTCTGTCAAATATGAGGGTTTTGACCCTTCTTCACCCGAATCGTACATTATTTTTTCCCTGATGCAGAACAAGTACATGGAACAAAGCCTTACCCTTGCTGCCATGGTGCAGGATGAATTCCGGGAAAAGGCTCTGCGGAACGACCGGGGTGTAAAACAGGCAGGTTTTTTGGTCCTCTGGCGAACGAGCATGCCCAGCATTCTTATCGAAACCGGATTCATTTCCAATCCGAAAGAAGAGAAATACCTCATGTCGGATGAGGGCCAGGATTTGATCGCTTCAGCCATTTACCGAGCATTCAGGAATTATAAAAACTATATTGAAGGGCATACAAGTGCATATCGCCCGAGATCACAAAATTCTGTGCAAACCAGCAGTCCGGAGCTTCCGTCCGACACCTCAGTGGTTCAGTTCTCGGTACAGATTTTATCATCCGGTACATCAATCAGCATTTCTTCTGACTATTTTGCTCCTTTACGCAAAGCTTACCCGGATAGCACAATCAGGGAACTCTTTGTAAATAAAATGTTTAAGTACATTACAGGATCTACCTGTTCGTATGAAACAGCTGCCGCCTTTTGCAAAGACATAAAAAAAATGTACCCGGGGGCTTTTGTCATTGCCATACGTAACGGTAAAATTATACCTTTGGGTCAGATACTGAATCAGAATCCAAAATAG
- a CDS encoding MCE family protein gives MKIKREIKIGAVVLIVLALTVWGINYLKGINVFSRTNYYFLEFDNIGGLTPSAGVYVSGYKVGNVHKMYFKEDHSGKIIIEISVSRNIRIPKNSIAQIYSNDIMGTKAIRLIFSTDSVFQQEHDTLITDVEIGLMDQLMPLKNKAERVMMSIDSLVRSASLALNPQTIQNFRATMSNVKNITENLSDQNERLNKMFQNFEALSANLKANSPKITHILSNLSEVTDSLAKANVQNTILQTQQAVTQLNEMLAQINQGKGTLGMLASNDSLYRNLESASRNLDLLLLDLKENPKRYVHFSVFGGNKQK, from the coding sequence ATGAAAATCAAACGGGAAATAAAAATAGGAGCCGTTGTTCTGATTGTTTTGGCTTTGACCGTCTGGGGAATTAATTACCTGAAAGGAATTAATGTCTTTTCCAGAACCAATTACTATTTTCTTGAGTTTGACAACATTGGAGGGCTTACCCCTTCGGCCGGGGTTTATGTGAGCGGCTACAAAGTGGGGAACGTCCATAAAATGTATTTCAAGGAAGACCATTCCGGTAAAATCATCATAGAAATCAGTGTCAGCCGTAACATAAGGATTCCGAAAAACTCCATTGCCCAGATTTACAGCAACGATATTATGGGCACCAAGGCCATCCGTCTGATTTTTTCAACCGATTCGGTATTTCAGCAGGAACATGATACTCTGATTACCGATGTGGAAATAGGCCTGATGGATCAGCTTATGCCGCTGAAAAACAAGGCCGAACGGGTTATGATGTCCATTGATTCCCTTGTGCGGTCTGCTTCTCTGGCCCTGAATCCGCAGACAATACAGAACTTCAGGGCGACCATGAGCAATGTAAAGAATATTACGGAAAACCTGAGCGATCAGAATGAAAGGCTGAACAAAATGTTCCAGAATTTTGAGGCACTTTCAGCTAATCTGAAAGCCAACAGCCCCAAAATAACCCACATACTGAGCAATCTGTCGGAGGTGACCGATTCACTGGCCAAAGCCAATGTACAGAATACCATACTGCAAACACAGCAAGCCGTAACCCAGCTGAACGAAATGCTGGCCCAGATCAACCAGGGAAAGGGTACACTCGGTATGCTGGCATCCAATGATTCACTTTACCGCAATCTGGAATCTGCTTCCCGTAATCTGGATCTTCTCCTTCTTGACCTGAAAGAAAACCCGAAACGATACGTTCACTTTTCCGTTTTCGGGGGCAACAAGCAGAAATAA
- the dnaA gene encoding chromosomal replication initiator protein DnaA, which translates to MHDQVWKNCLKVIRDNIPSISFRTWFEPIVPLKLENNVLTIQVPSPFFYEYLEEKYIDLLRKTLRKELGNDAKLEYSVVMDNSMYASSSPATIKLPGKDHAEISNQQVSMPLVASENTIRNPFVIPGIKKLHIDPHLNPNYSFSNFVEGDCNRLARSAGFAVAQNPGGTAFNPLLIYGDSGLGKTHLAQAIGIEVKERFPDKTVLYVNANKFQTQFVDAIRNNTKNDFLHFYQMIDVLIIDDVHEFAGKEKTQDIFFHIFNHLHQSQKQLILTCDKPPVELQGLEQRLLSRFKWGLSADLQPPDLETRLAILKKKIYNDGISIPDEVTEYIATHITTNVRELEGALISLLAQSTLNRKEITLALAREMIDKISKNVQKEISIDYIQKVVCNYFNLPADAIRSKTRKREIVQARQVAMYFSKNLTKSSLASIGAQIGGKDHATVLHACKTVNNLIETDKSFRMQIEEIEKKLKF; encoded by the coding sequence ATGCATGACCAGGTTTGGAAAAACTGCCTAAAGGTTATACGTGACAACATTCCTTCAATCAGCTTCCGGACATGGTTTGAACCTATCGTACCCCTGAAACTGGAAAACAATGTACTGACCATCCAGGTACCGAGTCCGTTTTTTTACGAATACCTGGAAGAAAAGTACATTGATCTGCTGCGCAAGACACTCCGCAAAGAGCTTGGCAATGATGCAAAGCTTGAATACAGCGTGGTAATGGATAACAGTATGTATGCCAGTTCTTCTCCTGCCACGATTAAACTTCCGGGCAAGGACCACGCCGAAATTAGCAATCAGCAGGTTTCCATGCCACTGGTGGCTTCTGAGAATACGATACGGAATCCGTTTGTAATACCTGGCATCAAGAAGCTGCATATTGATCCGCATCTTAACCCGAATTATTCTTTCTCGAATTTTGTTGAAGGAGACTGCAACCGGCTTGCCCGTTCGGCAGGATTTGCCGTTGCGCAAAATCCGGGAGGTACAGCGTTCAATCCTTTACTGATTTATGGTGATTCGGGACTGGGCAAGACCCATCTTGCACAGGCAATTGGTATTGAAGTGAAGGAACGGTTCCCCGACAAAACCGTACTTTATGTGAACGCCAACAAATTTCAGACTCAGTTTGTTGATGCCATAAGGAACAATACAAAGAATGATTTCCTGCACTTTTATCAAATGATTGATGTACTGATCATTGATGACGTACATGAATTTGCAGGAAAAGAAAAAACCCAGGATATTTTCTTTCACATTTTCAATCATTTGCATCAGTCGCAGAAACAACTCATTCTCACATGTGACAAGCCTCCGGTTGAACTTCAGGGCCTGGAACAAAGGCTGCTTTCACGTTTCAAATGGGGGTTATCGGCCGATCTTCAGCCGCCAGATCTGGAAACGCGTCTTGCCATATTGAAGAAAAAGATTTATAACGATGGCATTTCCATTCCTGATGAAGTTACCGAATATATAGCCACCCACATAACCACCAATGTCAGGGAGCTGGAAGGTGCACTGATCTCCCTTCTGGCCCAGTCGACCCTGAACAGGAAAGAGATAACCCTTGCCCTTGCCCGTGAAATGATTGACAAAATCAGTAAGAATGTACAGAAAGAGATTTCAATAGATTATATTCAGAAGGTGGTATGCAATTACTTCAATCTGCCGGCCGATGCGATCCGCTCAAAAACCCGCAAACGGGAAATCGTCCAGGCACGTCAGGTTGCCATGTACTTTTCGAAAAACCTTACCAAATCCTCCCTGGCTTCCATCGGGGCGCAGATCGGAGGGAAAGATCATGCTACTGTACTGCATGCCTGCAAAACCGTCAACAACCTGATCGAAACTGATAAATCGTTCAGGATGCAGATTGAAGAGATAGAGAAAAAACTCAAATTCTGA
- a CDS encoding YigZ family protein — translation MPNKTVNEEAHQDTYKSIAGIAEGFYREKGSRFLAFASPAVTTEEAEHFVNHLREKYHDARHHCYAWIIGAAGTEVRYSDAGEPSGTAGKPILGQIQHFGLRDVVVVVVRYFGGILLGTGGLSRAYKEAAHNCLQNATIVSKMVGSELSIVFPYKTEGLLNRLFQEEKISVIKKDFSHQCIYRIMVPRSRKEQFLLRLQQIKDVKVISE, via the coding sequence ATGCCCAATAAAACGGTAAACGAAGAAGCCCATCAGGACACATATAAAAGCATTGCCGGAATTGCTGAAGGCTTTTATCGTGAAAAGGGAAGCCGCTTTCTTGCCTTTGCCTCTCCTGCCGTAACCACCGAAGAAGCAGAACATTTTGTTAACCATTTACGGGAGAAATATCATGATGCGCGGCATCATTGTTACGCATGGATAATTGGTGCGGCAGGAACCGAGGTGCGTTATTCCGATGCCGGCGAACCGTCGGGAACAGCAGGAAAACCCATTTTAGGCCAGATTCAGCATTTTGGCCTCCGGGATGTGGTGGTTGTGGTTGTACGTTATTTCGGGGGTATCCTTCTCGGCACCGGGGGTCTGAGCAGAGCATACAAGGAAGCGGCACACAACTGCCTGCAAAATGCCACCATCGTCAGCAAAATGGTTGGCTCTGAGCTGTCCATAGTATTTCCCTACAAAACAGAAGGCCTGCTCAACAGACTTTTTCAGGAAGAGAAAATTTCTGTAATTAAGAAGGATTTTTCTCATCAGTGCATTTACAGAATAATGGTTCCCAGGAGCCGAAAAGAACAATTTCTTTTGCGCCTTCAACAGATAAAAGATGTGAAAGTTATTTCAGAGTGA